One stretch of Excalfactoria chinensis isolate bCotChi1 chromosome 2, bCotChi1.hap2, whole genome shotgun sequence DNA includes these proteins:
- the SNX10 gene encoding sorting nexin-10: MTPKHEKQEFVTVLVRDPRTQKEDSWHSYIDYEIFIHTNSMCFTRKTSCVRRRFREFVWLRQRLQSNAVLIQLPELPSKTPFFNMNNPHHVDHRRRGLQEFLEKILQNALLLSDSRLHLFLQTQLSPEDMEACVSGQTKYSVADAIQKFASLNRRFPIEDEERKKGGNGADSDSESSSSGLGHSDDSISCGCKASLASEES, from the exons ATGACACcgaaacatgaaaaacaa GAATTTGTTACTGTCTTGGTACGAGACCCcagaacacagaaagaagactcATGGCACTCTTACATAGACTACGAGATATTTATTCAT ACAAACAGTATGTGCTTTACGAGGAAAACATCCTGTGTCAGACGACGCTTCCGAGAATTTGTTTGGCTTCGGCAGAGGCTTCAGAGCAATGCTGTGCTCAT ACAGTTACCCGAACTGCCATCTAAAACTCCCTTTTTCAATATGAACAATCCCCATCACGTGGACCATCGTCGGCGGGGTCTGCAGGAGTTCCTGGAGAA gattCTACAAAACGCGTTACTGCTCTCAGACAGCAGGCTTCACCTCTTCCTACAGACCCAGCTAAGTCCGGAAGATATGGAGGCTTGTGTCTCTGGGCAGACCAAATATTCTGTCGCTGATGCGATTCAGAAGTTTGCCTCTTTGAACAGGCGCTTTCCTATAGAAgatgaggagagaaaaaaaggaggaaacgGTGCAGACTCTGATTCAGAGAG TTCATCCTCCGGGCTTGGACACAGTGATGACAGCATTTCATGTGGATGTAAAGCAAGCCTAGCTTCTGAAGAATCGTGA